The proteins below are encoded in one region of Citrobacter enshiensis:
- the sitD gene encoding iron/manganese ABC transporter permease subunit SitD, which yields MFLTTLLEPFQFDFMLNALAVSAIVAVPCALLSVFLVLKGWALMGDAMSHAVFPGIVLAWMAGIPLAIGAFIAGLFCAVATGYLDDNSRIKRDTIMGIVFSGMFGAGLVLYVSIQSDVHLDHILFGDMLGVSLTDIAQTALIALGIALVIGLKWKDLLLHAFDPNQARASGLNTTLLHYGLLCMIALTIVATLKSVGIILSISLLIAPGAIAILLTRRFAQALMLATVLSVITSFLGVYLSFFIDSAPAPTIVVLFTVIFIIAFVYTTMRDRRSETYG from the coding sequence ATGTTCCTAACCACGCTGCTGGAACCCTTCCAGTTCGACTTTATGCTCAATGCGCTGGCCGTCTCCGCCATTGTCGCCGTGCCCTGCGCACTGCTTTCGGTATTCCTGGTATTGAAAGGCTGGGCGCTGATGGGCGATGCGATGAGTCATGCGGTCTTTCCGGGGATCGTCCTTGCCTGGATGGCCGGTATTCCTCTGGCTATCGGCGCGTTCATCGCCGGATTGTTCTGCGCCGTTGCGACGGGTTATCTCGACGACAACAGCCGTATTAAGCGCGACACCATCATGGGGATTGTCTTTTCCGGCATGTTTGGCGCGGGGCTGGTGCTGTATGTTTCTATCCAGTCAGACGTTCATCTGGACCACATTCTGTTTGGCGATATGCTGGGCGTTTCGCTGACCGATATTGCGCAAACCGCGCTGATTGCGCTGGGGATAGCGCTGGTTATCGGTCTGAAATGGAAAGATTTATTGCTGCACGCGTTTGATCCGAATCAGGCCAGAGCCAGCGGTCTGAACACCACGTTGCTGCATTACGGGCTGCTGTGCATGATCGCCTTAACCATTGTCGCCACGCTAAAATCCGTGGGCATCATTTTGTCGATATCTCTGCTGATTGCCCCAGGCGCGATAGCCATTTTACTCACCCGCCGTTTCGCCCAGGCGCTGATGCTGGCCACCGTGCTTTCAGTCATCACCTCATTTCTGGGCGTCTATCTGTCATTTTTTATCGACAGCGCCCCCGCCCCCACCATCGTCGTTTTATTTACGGTGATCTTTATCATAGCCTTTGTCTATACAACGATGCGAGACCGGCGTTCTGAAACTTATGGCTGA
- the tssG gene encoding type VI secretion system baseplate subunit TssG has protein sequence MSDVIPAPLRVHRLTPLPEAFWRDVRETPWRYDLFQLLRRIDAQGGERYPLGRAPLPKFEPLRIGQQPSMGFAASTVAHVRQREDQGLHEVSILSFGLFGPNGPLPVHMTEYARERIHHHQDDSLSAFADLFHHRLTLLFYRAWADAQPAVSLDRADNRRFEGYLASLIGMGQPGQMEKGSLSPHARFTHAGHLTRHGRDPEGLEKILRDYFKVPMKLVSNVPQWMPLTRREQAQLGEGRRLPRMGESAFLGIAVRDVQHKFRLEIGPLSAQEYNHFLPGTAQVTALRDWVRQYAGLEYEWETRVILRAEAVQGATLGRGGRLGYNTWLGIQPEPIPRGDLVYPAER, from the coding sequence ATGAGCGACGTGATCCCCGCACCGCTGCGCGTGCATCGTCTGACGCCACTGCCGGAGGCGTTCTGGCGCGACGTCAGGGAGACTCCGTGGCGCTACGATCTGTTTCAACTGTTACGGCGCATTGATGCACAGGGCGGAGAACGTTACCCGCTGGGACGTGCGCCGCTGCCCAAATTTGAGCCGTTACGTATTGGTCAGCAGCCGTCAATGGGGTTTGCGGCCTCGACGGTCGCACACGTGCGCCAGCGCGAAGATCAAGGCTTGCATGAGGTCTCGATCCTGAGCTTCGGCCTGTTTGGCCCCAACGGCCCGCTGCCGGTTCATATGACGGAATATGCCCGTGAGCGTATTCATCATCACCAGGACGATAGCCTTAGCGCATTTGCCGACCTGTTTCACCACCGCCTGACGCTGCTGTTTTATCGCGCATGGGCGGATGCGCAGCCTGCCGTCTCGCTCGACCGCGCCGACAACAGACGCTTTGAGGGCTATCTGGCTTCGCTGATCGGTATGGGGCAGCCCGGTCAGATGGAAAAAGGCAGCCTCAGTCCGCACGCCCGCTTTACCCACGCCGGGCACCTGACCCGCCACGGACGCGATCCGGAAGGGCTGGAGAAAATCCTGCGCGACTATTTCAAGGTTCCGATGAAGCTGGTCAGCAATGTGCCGCAGTGGATGCCGCTTACCCGGCGTGAACAGGCGCAACTGGGCGAAGGACGTCGCCTGCCGCGCATGGGCGAGTCCGCATTTCTCGGGATTGCGGTACGCGACGTGCAGCACAAGTTTCGTCTCGAGATAGGCCCGCTGAGCGCACAAGAGTACAACCACTTCCTGCCCGGTACGGCCCAGGTGACGGCATTACGCGATTGGGTTCGCCAGTACGCTGGCCTGGAATATGAATGGGAAACGCGCGTGATACTGCGCGCCGAGGCGGTGCAGGGTGCCACCCTCGGTCGTGGCGGGCGGCTAGGCTACAACACCTGGCTGGGTATTCAGCCTGAGCCCATACCGCGTGGCGATCTGGTCTATCCCGCAGAGCGGTAG
- a CDS encoding phospholipase, with the protein MYNIKFIYLFNENVSPALFAKIIRPSVAGQWIMSVPDNSLRSLFTRYDLLHSITGANPYQSGRNTRTLIVQDLDMGRVVAIDESHRNWSSVTEVFYINEKGRLQPASLTGLGWYPVSTIVDRYETMVRTYGFRPEPTVLPTQVVKAKTAQVPDQPTPGKEGKTYAAQLQEMTKAQRWQARKDLIGQGSNSLYPDAQIAAKRLAANNIAVEKAKLAGNVYKTVNPLEATPNVPEGWKDISNDSELLNKFGLKSKMLYDNETSPDFLARVYQPDPDVFGNDMNPTLVFRGSREPGLASLKDNVSSLLSKGELAPVKNGADWANNGAQGMGMESAYYRNAVGMGNILASSGQNIDIAGHSLGGGLASATSMASGKAGWTFNAAGLNSDTVEQYGGSVLGNTDNIQAYRVEGELLTKIQEVNLWEDLKTVKGHVPALILKEEISALSPNAAGIAHDLPGGTGSALDRHGIDQAINCIEQQKDEDISIIRSRL; encoded by the coding sequence ATGTATAACATCAAATTTATCTACCTTTTTAACGAGAATGTATCGCCCGCGTTATTTGCGAAAATCATCCGCCCATCCGTCGCCGGACAGTGGATTATGTCGGTACCGGATAATTCGTTACGCTCGCTGTTCACGCGCTACGATCTCCTCCACTCAATAACTGGGGCGAATCCGTATCAGTCGGGGCGAAATACCCGCACGCTGATCGTGCAGGATTTAGACATGGGCAGGGTCGTTGCGATTGATGAAAGTCATCGTAACTGGTCGTCGGTGACGGAAGTTTTTTATATCAATGAAAAAGGCAGGCTTCAGCCTGCCTCGCTCACCGGACTGGGCTGGTATCCGGTGAGCACTATCGTCGACCGATACGAAACCATGGTGAGAACCTATGGTTTCCGTCCTGAGCCTACGGTGCTACCGACGCAGGTCGTGAAAGCCAAAACGGCGCAGGTGCCGGACCAACCGACGCCGGGCAAAGAGGGCAAAACCTATGCCGCACAGTTGCAGGAGATGACGAAGGCACAACGCTGGCAGGCGCGTAAGGATCTGATTGGTCAGGGCAGTAATAGCCTGTACCCGGATGCGCAAATCGCGGCTAAACGGCTGGCGGCCAATAATATCGCCGTGGAAAAAGCGAAGCTCGCGGGGAATGTTTACAAGACCGTTAATCCGCTGGAAGCGACGCCGAACGTGCCGGAAGGGTGGAAAGATATTAGTAATGACAGTGAGTTACTGAATAAATTTGGTCTTAAAAGCAAAATGCTTTACGACAATGAAACGTCACCGGATTTTCTGGCGCGTGTCTATCAGCCTGATCCTGACGTCTTTGGCAATGATATGAATCCTACGCTGGTGTTCAGGGGATCACGAGAACCCGGACTTGCGTCATTAAAAGACAACGTCTCTTCGCTATTGAGCAAAGGGGAATTGGCTCCGGTTAAAAACGGCGCTGACTGGGCAAACAATGGCGCGCAGGGCATGGGGATGGAGTCTGCCTATTATCGAAATGCAGTAGGCATGGGGAATATATTGGCGAGCTCGGGCCAAAACATCGATATCGCCGGACATTCGCTCGGCGGCGGGCTCGCGTCTGCAACGTCAATGGCCAGTGGTAAAGCGGGTTGGACATTCAACGCTGCGGGACTTAACAGTGACACGGTTGAACAATATGGCGGGAGTGTGCTGGGAAATACGGACAATATTCAGGCCTACCGTGTTGAAGGTGAACTGCTGACCAAAATTCAGGAAGTGAATCTTTGGGAAGATTTAAAAACGGTGAAGGGACATGTACCGGCATTAATTCTCAAAGAAGAAATCTCTGCCCTCAGTCCTAACGCGGCCGGGATTGCACACGATCTTCCGGGCGGGACTGGAAGCGCGCTGGACCGTCATGGGATCGATCAGGCGATTAACTGTATTGAGCAGCAGAAGGACGAGGACATTTCAATCATCAGGAGTCGCTTGTGA
- a CDS encoding serine/threonine protein kinase, with protein MTDNDNNRTVPNALPVGYRFNEFEIKEVIGGGGFGIVYRAWDHQLERTIAIKEFMPASLALRGDDMTLVLRSERFSKAFSAGLNSFIQEARLLARFNHPNLLHVLRFWVQNDTAYMGTLFYSGTTLSRLREEKPEQINEAWIRRMLPMLFGAIKTIHDEGYLHRDISLDNIQIQDNGLPVLLDFGSARRTIGNLSDETETMLRPGFAPIEQYTDDNESEQGPWTDIYALGAVLRTLIVGSPPPVSVVRSIQDTCKPLMELQPQGYSVSLLQAIDRALALRMEDRPQSIDEFAALIEMPVAGIDDVLSAKKPGTMLVPVEEKSVSTAAFDWRRYTIPAIGAAGVLVGIVTGAMLFSGGHETENQTAEVRPVETATATAVSEPVAAQQTTTAQVQPPAAADSSPSPVVEASPVALIYIRMLEGENLRVNGERKALRPATNGYASLKLPAGQFTIELQGSGKTRAQILDIAKPGTWLVNP; from the coding sequence ATGACGGATAATGATAACAATCGGACTGTCCCCAATGCGCTCCCTGTCGGGTACCGTTTCAATGAGTTTGAAATTAAAGAAGTAATTGGCGGTGGGGGATTCGGCATCGTTTATCGCGCCTGGGACCATCAGCTCGAACGCACTATTGCGATCAAAGAGTTTATGCCCGCCTCGCTGGCGTTGCGCGGCGATGATATGACGCTGGTGCTGCGCAGCGAGCGATTTAGCAAAGCGTTTTCAGCAGGCCTGAACAGCTTCATTCAGGAAGCCCGTTTGCTGGCGCGCTTTAATCATCCCAACTTGCTGCACGTGCTGCGTTTCTGGGTGCAGAACGACACCGCGTATATGGGCACGCTGTTCTACAGCGGCACCACGCTTTCGCGCTTGCGCGAAGAGAAGCCGGAGCAGATCAACGAAGCCTGGATCCGTCGCATGCTGCCGATGCTGTTTGGGGCGATCAAGACGATCCACGACGAGGGCTATCTTCACCGTGATATCTCGCTGGATAACATTCAGATCCAGGATAACGGCCTGCCGGTGCTGCTCGATTTTGGCTCGGCGCGCCGCACCATTGGTAATCTCTCCGACGAGACGGAAACCATGCTGCGCCCCGGCTTTGCGCCGATCGAGCAGTACACTGACGATAACGAAAGCGAGCAGGGACCGTGGACCGATATTTACGCTCTCGGCGCCGTCTTGCGCACCCTGATCGTTGGCTCACCGCCGCCGGTGAGCGTGGTGCGTTCGATTCAGGATACCTGTAAGCCGCTGATGGAACTGCAACCTCAGGGATACTCTGTGTCGCTGCTGCAGGCCATTGACCGCGCGCTGGCGCTACGCATGGAAGACAGACCGCAGTCGATCGACGAATTTGCGGCGCTTATTGAGATGCCGGTCGCGGGTATCGATGATGTGCTGAGCGCAAAAAAACCGGGCACCATGCTGGTGCCGGTCGAAGAGAAAAGCGTATCGACCGCTGCGTTTGACTGGCGACGTTACACGATCCCGGCGATTGGCGCCGCAGGCGTACTCGTGGGGATTGTGACGGGGGCGATGCTGTTCAGTGGCGGTCACGAGACGGAAAATCAGACCGCGGAAGTCCGTCCGGTTGAAACCGCGACAGCGACCGCCGTCAGCGAACCGGTCGCGGCTCAGCAAACCACCACCGCGCAGGTTCAGCCGCCTGCCGCTGCGGATTCCAGCCCGTCGCCAGTAGTAGAAGCCAGCCCTGTCGCGTTGATCTATATCCGTATGCTGGAGGGGGAAAACCTGCGGGTAAATGGCGAGCGTAAAGCGCTGCGTCCGGCAACGAACGGCTATGCCTCACTTAAGCTCCCGGCAGGACAATTCACGATTGAATTGCAGGGAAGCGGTAAAACGCGGGCCCAAATCCTCGACATCGCGAAACCTGGCACCTGGCTGGTGAACCCGTAA
- the tssH gene encoding type VI secretion system ATPase TssH, whose protein sequence is MSEISRAVLFGKLDTLLFTSLESATAFCKLRGNPYVELVHWLHQLMQQQDGDLQQVIRHFSLDDQQLTRDIVAALDALPRGASSVSDLSEHIDSAVERAWVYGSLKFGVSRIRGGHLLIGILKTWNLANVLKSISAQFGRLNVEVLIAQFDTICAQSKEAQQAAAAVDTPAGTVPAAQGTLAQYGQDLTARAREGKIDPVVGRDEEIRQMVDILMRRRQNNPLLTGEAGVGKTAVVEGLALRIAEGDVPEPLQNIQLWLLDIGMLQAGAGMKGEFEARLQALINEVQSSATPIILFIDEIHTLIGAGGQQGTGDAANLLKPALARGQLRTIGATTWAEYKKYIEKDPALTRRFQTVQVHEPDEAKAVLMLRSTVSPLETHHQVLLLDEAVSAAVKLSHRYIPARQLPDKAVALLDTACARVAVSQSAPPPQLEDCLRHLAALEVEMEIAVREARVGAGEPERVAALKAARDDYEAQRDVLTRRWHEERSLVSEIVGLRAALFAAGDEETTELRSQLAQQQQALKTLQGDAPLLFAAVDENVVAAVVSDWTGIPLGRMVKNEIDAVLNLADTLNQRVIGQRHGLDLIARRVKTSRAKLDDPNKPVGVFMLCGPSGVGKTETALALAESLYGGEQNVITINMSEFQEAHTVSTLKGAPPGYVGYGEGGVLTEAVRRRPYSVVLLDEIEKAHPDVHEIFFQVFDKGWMEDGEGRHIDFRNTIIILTSNVGTDLIGAMCADPELIPEPDALGAALRQPLLQVFPPALLGRLLVVPYYPLSDEMLGQIVRLQLRRIQRRLEENHTILSTFDDSVVEQIVQRCTEVESGGRMVDAILTNTLLPQMSQILLTASRSDAQYRRLHVTCEHGEFHCQFAA, encoded by the coding sequence ATGTCAGAAATCAGCCGTGCCGTTCTTTTCGGCAAACTGGACACGCTGTTATTTACCTCTCTGGAAAGCGCTACCGCGTTCTGCAAGCTGCGCGGCAACCCTTACGTTGAGCTGGTGCACTGGCTGCATCAACTGATGCAACAGCAGGATGGCGATCTGCAGCAGGTGATCCGTCACTTTTCACTCGATGATCAACAGCTGACGCGGGATATTGTCGCCGCGCTGGATGCGCTACCGCGCGGGGCAAGCTCGGTCTCTGATCTCTCCGAGCATATCGATAGCGCCGTTGAGCGCGCCTGGGTGTATGGCTCGTTGAAATTCGGCGTCAGCCGTATTCGTGGTGGGCATCTGCTGATCGGCATACTGAAAACCTGGAATCTGGCGAACGTGCTGAAGAGCATCTCTGCCCAGTTTGGCCGTCTCAACGTTGAGGTGTTGATCGCGCAGTTCGACACCATCTGTGCGCAGAGTAAAGAGGCGCAACAGGCCGCTGCTGCGGTGGATACGCCAGCCGGTACGGTGCCTGCCGCCCAGGGGACGCTGGCCCAGTATGGGCAGGATCTGACGGCGCGGGCCCGGGAAGGCAAAATCGACCCGGTGGTTGGGCGTGATGAAGAGATCCGCCAGATGGTCGATATTTTAATGCGCCGCCGGCAGAACAATCCGCTACTGACCGGGGAAGCCGGGGTTGGTAAAACGGCGGTGGTCGAAGGGCTGGCCCTGCGTATCGCCGAAGGTGACGTGCCGGAGCCATTGCAAAACATCCAGCTGTGGCTGCTGGATATCGGCATGCTGCAGGCGGGAGCGGGGATGAAAGGCGAATTTGAAGCCCGTCTCCAGGCGTTGATCAATGAAGTGCAGTCCAGCGCGACGCCGATCATCCTGTTTATCGATGAGATCCACACCCTGATTGGCGCCGGTGGCCAGCAGGGAACCGGCGACGCCGCTAACCTGCTGAAACCTGCGCTGGCGCGTGGGCAACTGCGCACCATCGGTGCCACCACCTGGGCGGAATACAAAAAGTATATTGAGAAAGATCCGGCGCTGACCCGCCGCTTCCAGACGGTGCAGGTGCACGAGCCGGACGAGGCGAAAGCCGTCCTGATGCTGCGCAGTACCGTGTCGCCGCTGGAGACCCATCATCAGGTATTACTTCTTGATGAAGCGGTCAGCGCGGCGGTGAAGCTCTCACACCGCTATATTCCGGCGCGTCAGTTGCCGGATAAAGCGGTCGCCCTGCTCGATACCGCCTGCGCCCGCGTGGCGGTCAGCCAGAGCGCGCCGCCGCCTCAGCTTGAAGACTGTCTGCGACACCTTGCCGCACTGGAGGTGGAAATGGAGATTGCAGTGCGTGAAGCGCGCGTCGGCGCGGGCGAGCCTGAACGCGTCGCAGCGTTAAAAGCGGCGCGCGATGACTACGAAGCACAGCGCGATGTCCTGACCCGTCGCTGGCATGAAGAGCGTAGCCTGGTCAGCGAGATCGTGGGCCTGCGCGCTGCATTGTTTGCCGCCGGGGATGAGGAGACGACCGAACTGCGCAGCCAGCTTGCCCAGCAGCAGCAAGCGCTGAAAACGTTACAGGGCGATGCGCCGCTGCTGTTCGCCGCAGTGGATGAAAACGTGGTGGCGGCGGTGGTTTCTGACTGGACCGGCATCCCGCTTGGCCGGATGGTGAAAAATGAAATCGACGCGGTGCTGAACCTGGCCGACACGCTGAATCAGCGGGTGATTGGACAGCGGCACGGTCTTGACCTGATTGCCCGTCGCGTCAAAACCTCGCGGGCGAAGCTTGACGATCCGAACAAACCGGTCGGTGTGTTTATGCTCTGCGGCCCGTCCGGCGTGGGGAAAACGGAGACTGCGCTGGCACTGGCGGAGTCGTTGTACGGCGGTGAACAGAATGTCATCACCATCAACATGAGCGAATTCCAGGAGGCGCACACCGTCTCTACCTTAAAAGGTGCGCCTCCGGGTTATGTGGGTTATGGCGAAGGCGGCGTGTTAACCGAGGCCGTACGCCGTCGTCCTTATAGCGTGGTGTTGCTGGATGAAATTGAAAAAGCGCATCCGGACGTGCATGAGATTTTCTTCCAGGTCTTCGACAAGGGCTGGATGGAGGACGGCGAAGGGCGACACATCGATTTTCGCAACACCATAATTATTCTCACCTCCAACGTCGGCACCGATCTGATAGGCGCCATGTGCGCCGATCCCGAACTGATTCCAGAACCGGACGCGCTCGGCGCTGCGCTGCGCCAGCCGTTGCTGCAGGTGTTTCCGCCTGCGCTGCTGGGACGTCTGCTGGTGGTGCCGTATTACCCGCTCAGCGACGAGATGCTGGGGCAGATTGTTCGCCTGCAACTTCGACGCATCCAGCGTCGTCTCGAAGAGAATCACACTATCCTCTCGACGTTTGACGACAGCGTTGTGGAACAGATTGTTCAGCGCTGTACCGAGGTGGAGTCCGGCGGACGTATGGTGGACGCTATTTTGACCAACACCTTACTGCCCCAGATGAGCCAGATTTTACTTACCGCCAGCCGCAGCGACGCGCAGTACCGACGTCTGCATGTCACCTGTGAGCACGGCGAGTTTCACTGTCAGTTTGCCGCGTAA
- a CDS encoding type VI secretion system Vgr family protein, whose amino-acid sequence MLNRITVQLPVEGLLFWKLSGREAMSESFALTLTLLGADARIDRSKLLGQPVTVTLPTQSLLSPRYINGKVTRVAVSAVELTGTRYAVYQLTVEPDLWPMKRDRNLRIFQGQTAPQIVKTLLGEHQVNVEDKLTGSYRVWDYCVQYQESSLDFISRLMELEGIAFHFRHEADKHTLVLTDAATQHLPFSGYEIIPYHQTPSGGSTDEEGISQWALEDSVTPGIYSLDDYDFRKPNAWLFQAQQNPASPQPGSIDVYDWPGRFVDHGHAEFYARIRQERWQVEHQQIQATATAAGIAPGHTFTLSNAPFFSDNGEYLTTAASYHFEENRYASGEGETIHRTDFTVIPSSVAYRPAQTTAWPRTYGPQTAKVVGPQGESIWTDKYGRVKVKFHWDRLAKGDDTSSCWVRVSSAWAGQGYGGVQIPRVGDEVVVDFINGDPDRPIITGRVYNEASMPPWALPAAATQMGFMSRSKDGAADNANALRFEDKAGEEQVWIQAERNLDINVKNDESHSTEKNRTQYVGENETLRVAKDQQAGIKGDVICLAGKSRSDKAVNNYTLSAGNTLRLECGESAIELSKDGSVNIIGNNFNFTAKQQAQINTLSGELHLNPNGGSNAIDPPGAAHQADLQHEVDSFFVFNASK is encoded by the coding sequence ATGCTTAACCGAATTACCGTCCAGCTCCCGGTTGAGGGGCTGCTGTTCTGGAAACTGTCTGGCCGTGAGGCGATGTCCGAATCGTTTGCGCTGACGCTGACGCTGCTCGGCGCGGACGCGCGCATTGACCGCAGTAAACTGCTGGGACAGCCAGTGACGGTGACACTCCCAACGCAGAGCCTGCTCTCGCCGCGCTACATCAACGGCAAGGTGACGCGGGTGGCGGTCAGCGCCGTGGAGCTGACGGGAACCCGCTACGCGGTCTACCAGCTGACGGTGGAGCCGGATCTGTGGCCGATGAAGCGTGACCGTAACCTGCGTATCTTCCAGGGGCAGACGGCACCGCAGATCGTTAAGACGCTGCTGGGGGAACATCAGGTCAATGTAGAAGACAAACTGACCGGCAGCTATCGGGTATGGGACTACTGTGTGCAGTATCAGGAGTCGAGTCTGGACTTTATCAGCCGCCTGATGGAGCTGGAGGGGATCGCCTTCCACTTCCGCCACGAGGCGGACAAACACACCCTGGTGCTCACCGACGCGGCGACGCAACATCTGCCGTTCAGTGGTTATGAGATTATTCCCTACCATCAGACGCCGTCGGGTGGCAGCACGGACGAAGAAGGCATCAGCCAGTGGGCGCTGGAGGACAGCGTGACGCCGGGGATTTACAGTCTTGACGACTACGACTTCCGCAAACCGAACGCGTGGCTGTTCCAGGCGCAGCAGAACCCGGCCTCGCCCCAGCCTGGCAGCATTGACGTGTACGACTGGCCAGGGCGGTTTGTGGATCATGGTCATGCCGAGTTCTACGCCCGCATCCGTCAGGAGCGCTGGCAGGTGGAACACCAGCAGATACAGGCCACGGCGACGGCCGCCGGTATCGCGCCGGGGCACACGTTTACCCTGAGCAACGCGCCGTTCTTCAGCGACAACGGTGAGTATCTGACCACGGCGGCGAGTTACCACTTCGAAGAAAACCGCTACGCGAGCGGCGAGGGGGAAACCATTCATCGCACCGACTTCACCGTTATCCCGTCGTCGGTGGCGTATCGTCCGGCGCAGACCACGGCGTGGCCGCGCACCTACGGCCCGCAGACGGCAAAAGTGGTGGGGCCGCAAGGGGAGAGTATCTGGACGGACAAATACGGCCGGGTGAAGGTGAAATTCCACTGGGACCGCCTCGCGAAAGGTGATGACACCAGTTCCTGCTGGGTACGCGTGTCGAGCGCCTGGGCGGGTCAGGGGTACGGCGGGGTGCAAATTCCGCGTGTGGGTGATGAAGTGGTGGTGGATTTCATCAACGGCGATCCGGACCGCCCGATTATCACCGGTCGCGTGTACAACGAAGCGAGTATGCCACCGTGGGCGCTACCGGCAGCGGCTACCCAGATGGGTTTCATGAGCCGGAGCAAGGACGGCGCGGCGGACAATGCCAACGCCCTGCGTTTTGAGGACAAAGCGGGTGAGGAACAGGTGTGGATCCAGGCCGAGCGTAATCTGGACATTAACGTTAAAAATGATGAATCCCATTCGACAGAAAAAAACCGTACCCAATATGTGGGGGAGAATGAAACCCTGCGGGTAGCCAAAGATCAGCAGGCGGGGATCAAAGGGGACGTCATTTGCCTGGCCGGAAAAAGCCGAAGCGATAAAGCCGTGAACAACTATACGCTTTCTGCGGGCAATACGTTGCGACTGGAGTGTGGTGAAAGCGCGATTGAATTATCGAAAGATGGCAGCGTTAATATTATCGGTAATAACTTCAATTTTACCGCGAAACAGCAGGCACAAATTAATACGCTTTCTGGCGAACTGCATTTAAACCCGAACGGTGGCAGCAATGCTATCGATCCACCAGGGGCTGCCCATCAGGCCGATCTCCAGCATGAAGTGGACAGTTTCTTTGTGTTTAATGCCAGTAAGTAA
- a CDS encoding ankyrin repeat domain-containing protein has product MIQGCKQDMDLNPQDYFSGQQLTLANAIEHGDVDDVVKLASETDLNKPGKEDMTLLFWAIMNAIYDKKTPTQLKMMTVLVKAGADPLQPRPAGKSSPAEYVLKADSGDWIKALLDGGLSPDAKDKTYKEPIIFETIKAKNTETLAAMLDMGANINITDSLGNTLLIEALNFGKYDHVLLLLERGADAEIRGHGGLTMGSLLQRLLDGAKEGSEQYQTLTKIKETLIQHGGTWPPAPVR; this is encoded by the coding sequence ATGATTCAGGGGTGTAAACAAGATATGGATTTAAATCCGCAGGATTATTTTAGCGGCCAGCAACTCACATTAGCCAATGCGATTGAACACGGTGACGTCGATGACGTTGTTAAACTGGCTTCAGAAACTGATTTAAACAAACCCGGGAAAGAGGATATGACGCTCCTGTTCTGGGCCATCATGAATGCGATCTACGATAAGAAAACGCCCACGCAATTAAAGATGATGACCGTACTGGTTAAGGCAGGTGCCGATCCGCTCCAGCCGCGACCAGCGGGAAAAAGCAGTCCGGCGGAATACGTTTTAAAAGCCGACAGCGGTGACTGGATTAAGGCGTTGCTTGACGGCGGTTTATCGCCAGATGCGAAAGATAAAACGTATAAAGAGCCCATTATTTTTGAAACGATCAAGGCCAAAAATACCGAGACTCTGGCGGCGATGCTCGATATGGGAGCCAATATCAATATCACTGACTCGTTAGGTAATACGCTTCTCATTGAGGCGTTAAATTTTGGCAAATACGATCATGTGTTGTTATTGCTTGAACGCGGAGCCGATGCTGAGATTCGAGGCCACGGTGGCTTGACGATGGGAAGCCTGCTTCAACGCCTGCTGGATGGCGCAAAAGAAGGTAGCGAACAATATCAAACGCTGACCAAAATAAAAGAGACGCTGATCCAGCACGGAGGGACGTGGCCGCCTGCGCCTGTTAGATAA